The following is a genomic window from Rhodoferax sp. PAMC 29310.
GGCCGGCGATTACTTTGGCGGCCACACCCACACGGTGGACGTCACGTTGCCCACGCCACAAAGCGAGGTGACGCATGGCGTGGACACCGGCTTCCTGGTGTTTAACGAACGCACCTATCCGCAGTTGATCGCTTTGTTTGCCGAGTTGGGCGTGGCCACCGCTCCGTCCGAGATGTCGTTCTCGGTCAAAGTACCGGGTGCTTTGAAGGGTCGCACGCTGGAGTGGAGCGGCGCCAACTTGTCAACGGTGTTCTCTCAGCGGCGCAATCTGCTGAACCCGCGTTTTTTGCGCATGCTGGCCGACTTGGTTCGCTTCAACGCACTCACCACCCGTATCGCCCTGGCTCAGGAAGAGGCCGCACTGATGCAGCCCCTGGGGGAGTTTTTGAGCACCCACAAGTTTGGACAAGCCTTTAGAGACTGGTACTTTTTGCCCATGTTGGGCTGCATCTGGAGCTGCCCGACGGACCAGATGCTGAAGTTCCCGGTGGCGACACTCATCCGCTTTTGTCACAACCACGGGCTGCTGCAGGTCAGCAATCGCCCGCAATGGCACACCGTGCGCGGCGGCGCCAAGCACTATGTGAACAAGATCGTGGCGCCTATTGCCGACAAACGATTGAACACCCCCGTTCGATGTATCGAACGCGACGCCGCTGGCGTACGGGTCATGACTGACGCGGGCACCGAGCACTTTGACCGTCTGGTGCTGGCGACGCACTCTGATCAGGCTCTGGCCTTGTTGGGCAGCCCCTCGTTGCAAGAGCGTGAAATTCTGGGCGCCATACGCTACCAGCCCAACCATGCGGTACTGCACACCGACTCCTCGGTGCTGCCGACACGGCGCAGCGCTTGGGCAGCCTGGAACTACGAGCGGGCGGCCCAGTCGGACCAAGAGTCGGCCCAAGTGTGCCTGCACTACCTCATCAACCAGCTGCAACCACTGCCCTTCAGCCAGCCCGTTGTGGTGTCGCTCAACCCTGTGCGTCCCATCGAGAAACGTTTTGTGCTGGGTGAATACTTTTACGACCACCCGGTCTTTGACCTGCCCGCCCTGCGCGCGCAACAGGCGCTAGGTGAGTTGCAAGGCCAGCAGCACACCTGGTTCTGTGGCGCATGGACAGGCTATGGTTTTCACGAAGACGGCCTCAAGTCCGGCCTCTCCGTGGCGCAGCAATTATTGTCCGAGGTTCGGGCGCCTTGGGCGAACGCGGCATGACCACCCCAACCGCCACCATGGCCGGCCCCTTGATTGGGTTTGGGCAGGTGCGCCACACCCGGCTGCGCCCACGCCACCATGCGTTCGCCTACCCCACCTGCTTTTTGATGTTGCCCCTGCGCCATCTGCAGGCCAACCCATCGGCGTTGGCGGTGAACCGGACAGGCTTAATCAGCTTTCATGACCGTGACCATGGCGACGGTCGCAGCGCGGCCGAAGGCGGAGCCCTGGCCTGGGTCGAGGGCTTGCTGCAATCCGAAGGCGTTGGCGACGCGAAAGGCGAAATCTGGCTGCACTGCTACCCCCGCGTGCTGGGCTACACCTTCAACCCGGTGAGCTTTTGGTACTGCCACCGCGCTGACGGCGAGTTGCGCGCGATTGTGGTCGAGGTCAACAACACCTTTGGCGAGCGCCACTGCTACCTGTTGGACGAGCCGCGTTACGGCCAGGAACTACAAGCCCGCAAGGTGTTTCACGTGTCGCCGTTCTGCGCCGTCACCGGCGACTACCGGTTTCGCTTTCTTCGCACCCAACACGGCGACGAAGACCGAACCGTGGTGCGCATTGACCATGACAACGCCGACGGCCCTCTGCTGCAAACCAGTGTCAGCGGCACCTTGCTGCCGGTGACACCCGCGACCTTGCGCCGCGCCTTGTGGGGCTACCCGGCCCTGACGTTGGCCGTGATGGCCCGCATTCACTGGCAGGCACTTCGCCTGTGGTTCAAACGGGTGCGCTTTCACAGCAAGCCCACCCCACCCGTTACCCCCGTGAGCCGATAGGCCCCGATAGATTCATTCCCCGCTCAAGGAGACTTCCATGAACACCACCACTGCCACCCACGCTCCTCGCACCTGGCCGGCGAATATTCCAGCCGCCGCCCGAACCGGACTGAAATTACTTCAGCGCATTCAGGTCGGCTCACTGACCGTGCAACTGCCTGACGGCTCGCTGCAACACTTCGGCCAGCATGAAGGGCCGGCGGCTAGCATTTGTCTGCACAACTGGCAGGTTTTCAGCGCCTCACTCAAGTCAGGCGACATTGGCTTTGCAGAGAGCTACATTGCCGGCGACTGGAGCACCAGCCACCTCACCGACTTGCTGGCACTGTTTGTGGCCAACCGGGTGCACATTGAAGAAGCCATTTACGGCAGCTGGGCCGGGCGACTGTTGTACCGGCTCAAGCACCTGATGAACCGCAACACCCGCGCCAACAGCCAGAAAAACATCCACGCGCATTACGACCTGGGCAATGCCTTTTACAAACTCTGGCTGGACGAGACCATGAACTACTCGTCCGCCTGGTTTGAAGGGCACGCTGACGGGGACCTGATCACCGCCCAAAACGCCAAGGTACGCCGCGCCCTGAAACAAGCCGGCGTGAAGGCGGGCGACAGGGTGCTGGAAATCGGTTGTGGCTGGGGCGCATTGGCTGAAATGGCAACCACCGAGTTCGGCGCATCCGTGGCAGGGGTGACTCTGTCCACCGAACAACTCAGTTTTGCCCAAGACCGCATGGCGAAACTGGGCGTGGCGCCTGCTGGCAGTGGTGCTGCCGTCAGTCACGACCTGCGCTTACAGGACTACCGCGACATTCAGGACGGGCCGTTTGATGCCATTTGCTCCATTGAAATGGTCGAGGCCGTGGGTCGCGAGTACTGGCCGACCTACTTTCAGGCGGTTAAAAAGCTGTTAAAACCCGGAGGAAAAGCCTGCATTCAAAGCATCGTGATTGATGACAGCCTGTTTGACCGCTACATCGGCTCCACAGACTTCATCCAGCAGTACATCTTTCCCGGTGGCTGCCTGCCCTGCCCCAGTGAGATCCGCCGCCAGGCGCAAGCAGCTGGCTTGGAGGTGGTCGAAGAGTTTTCTTTTGGTCAAGACTACGCACTGACTCTGCGGCACTGGCGCGAGCGGTTTTTGGCGCACCGCGCCGAAATTCTTCAACAGGGCTTTGATGAACGCTTCATGCGCATCTGGGAGTTCTACCTCTGCTACTGCGAAGCCGCCTTCACCATGAAAAACACCGATCTGGTGCAGTACACCTTGGTTCGGCCATCGCTATGAAAAAGAGAGCTGCTCTCGCTTTAATTGCGGGGACTACAACCACTTTTTGCTTAAGAACTTGGGCCAGCATGGCGCCGGACGCAGCACCCCCATTGCCCGGCCTTCGAGCCGCCGGACAAGGCACGTTGCGGTTTTGGGGCTTTGACATCTACAGCGCTCGACTGTGGGTCAGTCCCGGTTTTCAGGCCGACCGCTACGCAGCCCTCCCGCTCGCCTTGACGCTCGCTTATCAGCGTGATTTCAGCGCGCAATCCATTGCCGAGCGCTCCTTGACCGAGATGCAGCGCGTTGGCGACTTCAGCCCAGCGCAAGGCACGCGCTGGCGTCAAGCCCTGCAAGCTGCCCTGCCCGAAATCAAGGCGGGCGACCACCTCACCGGCTTGTTCCAGCCGGGCGGGCCGGCCGTGTTTCAACTGAAGGGGAAAACCGTGGGCGAGGTGAGCGACCCCGCCTTTGGCCCCCTGTTCTTCGGTATCTGGTTGTCGCCGCGCACCTCCGAGCCCCGTTTGCGCGAGGCCCTGCTGGCCCTGCCCGGAGCACCCCAGTGACCCAAGCCGCCACCGTCACCTTGCGCCATGGCCTGAGCTATGGCTTGCTGGGCCTGCCTCTGGCGTTTGTAGCGCTGCCACTGTATGTGTTGCTGCCCAACCATTACGCACGCGAATTCGGCATGCCGCTGGCTACGCTGGGTGCCGTGCTGCTTCTGGCCCGCTTGTTCGATGCCTTCACCGACCCGTTGCTGGGTCGCCTGAGCGACCGCCTGTTTGCCCGTTCACGGCGCGCCGTGCTCATGATGGGCGGTATTTCAGCGCTGATTCTGGCGCTGGGCATGCAGGCCCTTTTCTTCCCCCGAGTAAGCACGCCTGAAGCGCTTCAGTACTGGGCGCTGGCTTGTTTGTTGGTCGTCTACACCGCCTATAGCCAACTCAGTATTTCCCACCAATCCTGGGGCGCTCGCTTAGGGGGCGGCGAGCTGCACCAAGGCCGCATCGTGGCTTGGCGGGAAGGGTTGGGGTTAGTGGGCGTGCTGCTGGCCGCTGTGCTGCCCTCGGTCTTTGGCTTGCCGGTGATGATCGGCGTGCTGGCTGTGGCGCTGGCGGTGGGCTGGCTCGCGTGGTCCCAAGCGCCTGAACCGCAGCGCAGTGAGACCCCTTCTTTGACAAGTGCACCGCGCGCCAGCCTGTGGCACCCGTGGCGGCAGTCGGGCTTTCGGCGTTTACTGACCGTCTTCATGCTCAATGGCATTGCCAGCGCGATTCCTGCCACGCTGGTGCTGTTCTTCATTCAAGACCGCCTGCAGGCACCCGCCGCTCAGGAACCCCTGTTTTTGGGCGCCTACTTTTTATCCGCCGCACTGTCGATCCCGCTGTGGATCAAGGCCGTGGCTCGTTGGGGCCTGGCGCGCACCTGGCTGGCAGGCATGCTGTTGGCCATTGCGGTGTTTGCGTGGGCGGCGGGACTGGGACAGGGTGATATCACCGCCTTCTTGATCGTTTGCGCCCTCTCGGGGGTGGCTCTGGGCACCGACCTGGCTCTGCCCAGCGCCTTGCTTGCGGGCGTGATTGCGAAGCAAGGTGACCAAGGTCGCCTGGAAGGCGCGTACTTCGGTTGGTGGAACCTGGCCACCAAGCTCAATCTGGCACTGGCAGCGGGGTTGGCCCTGCCGCTGCTCGACGCCCTGGGCTACACGCCTGGTGGTCGCGACCCGGAGGCACTTCGCACCCTGGGTCTGGCCTATGCCGTGCTGCCCTGCGCGCTCAAACTGGCAGCCGCTTTGGCCCTGTATTTTTTGTTGATTCGCCAGCCCCAGCCGGGCCGGCACCTGTTACCGAAAGGGAATTCCTGATGCAAAGACGTCTTCTTCTCTCCAGCGCTGTCGCAGCACCCCTGGTACTGGCCGGTTGCGCCGGCCCCAAAATGTCTGACTTCCTGGGTGAAAAACCCACGCTCGACCTGGCCGAGTATTTCAATGGCCGCATTGATGGCTACGGCATGTTTCAAGACCGCAGCGGGCACGTCGTCAAACGATTCACCGTGGTCATGGACTGCAGCTGGCAGGGCAACAAAGGCGTTCTGGACGAAGCATTCACCTATTCAGACGGCACCACCGAGCGCCGCGTCTGGACCCTGATCCGTGGCGAGGGCGGCACCTACACCGGCACAGCAGGCGATGTAGTGGGCGTGGCGCGTGGCCAAACATCCGGCAACGCATTCCATTGGAACTACACCCTGAACCTGCCAGTGGACGGCAAGACCTGGGAAGTTCAATTGGACGACTGGATGTATTTGATCGATGAGCGCACCATGCTAAACCGTGCCACCATGAGCAAGTTTGGCGTGCGCCTGGGCGATCTCACGCTGTCATTCACCAAACGTTAAAGTCGCCACCCATGAGTCTGAACCCCAAAATACCCAGCTGGACCGGCCGGCGCGTCTGGCTGCTGGGCGCCTCCAGCGGCATTGGCCGGGCCACTGCATCAGCACTGCATGCGCAGGGCGCCCAAGTAGTGGTGTCTGCCCGCAACGCACAGTCGCTCGCCGACTTTGTGGCCGAGCACCCTGGCAGCCTCGCTGTAGCGCTGGACGTGACTCAGGACGACGAGGTCAAGGCCGCCGCGGCACAACTGCTGGCCAGCGGAGCGTTGGATTTGGTGTTTTATTGCGCCGGCACTTACCAAGATATGCGCGCCACCGAGTTTGATATGGGCGTGATGCTGAACCACCAAGACGTGAACTACACCGGCGCCTTGCGGGTGCTCGACGCGGTGCTGCCGACCCTACTGGCAGCAGCGAAAAAAGGTGCGCCCGCCCACTTCAGCGTCATCAGCAGCGTGGCCGGCTTTGGTGGCCTGCCCAAAAGCCTGGCTTATGGCCCCACCAAGGCGGCGCTGATCAACCTGGCCGAGACCTTGTACCTGGACTTGCATGATTTGGGCGTGGGCATCAGCCTGGTCAACCCCGGTTTTGTGGCCACGCCGCTGACCGCCGGCAACGACTTCACCATGCCCGCGCTGATGGCTCCCGAAGACGCCGCCCAGGCCATTCTGCGCGGCTGGACGCGGGGTGACTTTGAAATTCACTTCCCCAAACGCTTCACTCGCATGATGAAGTTTCTGAACTTGCTGCCCTACAGCGGCTACTTTCCGGCGGTGCGCCGTTTCACCGGGCTATAAGCCATGACCCCCGCTTTTGAACACCCTACTGAACAGGCCGTCACCGGCATGGTGGCCTGGTTTGAGCAAATTTCACCAGCCGACCTGACCCGGTTTGGCACGTATTACGCAGCACAGGCCCGATTCAAAGACCCGTTCAACGAAGTGCAGGGGTTGGTTGAAATTCAGCGCATTTTTGCGCACATGTTTGAGGCCTTGCACGAGCCACGCTTTGTCGTCACGGCTCGTGTGGTGCAAGGTCAGCAGTGTTTCCTGACCTGGGATTTCCTGTTTCGCTTCAAGGGTTTTCAACAAGCCACCCTGCAAACCGTGCGAGGCGCCACGCATTTGATTCTTGATGAGCAAGGTTTGATCACCCTGCACCGCGACTACTGGGATGCAGCCGAAGAGCTGTACGAAAAATTCCCGTTGGTGGGCGGCTTGATGCGCTGGCTCAAAAAGCGCGCCAACAGTTAACTTGCCTCAAGCCTTGAAAGTTGACAGCAGGATGCTGGTCTCAGTGGTGGCAATACCTTCGATCTGACGAATGGTGTTGAGCACCCGGTCAAACGCCTCCAGCGTGTCAGCGCGTAGCTCGGCCACGATGTCCCAGCGCCCATTGGTGCTGTGCAGGGAATACACGCTGGGGTGACCGCGCAGCTTGACCATGATGTCGGTGGCGCGGCTCCCCTCCACCGCAATCGTCATCATGGCGCGCACCCGGTGCCCGTCGGTGGCGGCTTTCAAGCGCACGGTATAGCCCTGCACGGTGCCGTCGCTCTCCATCTTGGCCAGCCGGTTTTGCACGGTAGCGCGTGCCACCCGCAGCTTTTTGGCCAAGGTGGCAACCGGCAAGCGCGCGTCGTCGCGCAACAGCCCCAATAACTCCCGATCCAGATCGTCCATCATGCACCTCAACGCGTCAAAAGATACAAAACGCCCATTTAATATTATCAAATAGACAAATTACAAAACTAATTGTGACATTTTGGCCGCTTCCGTATAGCTGAGCTTCAAAGAACAATCACCGCCATGCCCGCTCAAGTGAACGGGCACACCCCCCTTCACCAGGACACGTTCATGCGCCCTATTCGCTCCATTCAGGCCCCCAGCGCGGTGGTCATGGTTCGCCCACACACCTTTTCACCCAACCCCGAAACCGCCGCCGACAACGCCTTCCAGCGCACGGCCGCTCTGGAGGCGGCTAGTAGCACTGCAGTTGCGGCCTATGCGGAGGTGACGGCGGCCGCGGCGAAGCTGGAGGCCAATGGCGTGACGGTGCATTTGTTTGACGACACCGGCACACACAACACGCCGGACTCGGTGTTCCCCAACAACTGGTTCTCCACCCACGCGGGCGGGCGCATTGCGCTGTACCCCATGTACTCGCCCAACCGCCGCCGCGAGCGGCGCGTGGATGTGGTCGAGATGCTGAAGGCCAACTACCGGGTGCAAGACGTCATCGATTACTCCGGTCTGGAATACGACGACCTGTTTCTGGAAGGCACCGGCGCCATGGTGCTCGACCATGTGGACCGCGTGGCGTACACCGCTCGTTCCAACCGGGCCAATGCCGTGGCGCTGGAGCGGTTTGCCACCCATTTCAATTTCGAGCCGATGGTGTTTGACGCGGCTGACTCCCATGGCCAAGCGCTGTACCACACCAATGTGCTCATGTGCGTGGCCACTGAATTCGCCTTGGTCGGGTTCTCCATGATTCAGAACCCCGCCCGACGCGAAGAAATCCGGGCCCGCCTAGCGGAATCCGGTCGCGCCATCATCGACCTCAGCACTGAACAGATCGCCGAGTTTGCCGGCAATGCGCTGGAGCTGACCGGCCGAGAACGCCGCCTGCTGGCCCTCTCGACGCGGGCTCTAAACAGTTTGCAGCCCGCGCAGATTGCGACCATCGAGCAGTCTGTTCAATTGCTGCCGCTGGACGTTCCCACCATTGAATTGGCAGGCGGCTCGGTGCGCTGCATGCTGGCTGGCATTCACCTGGCCCGCCGGGCGCGCTGACCTGCCCCCCCTTAAGGCGGGCTTAAGCAGCTTGAGGCATCATGTTTCTTGATCAAAGGAAGGGAAACATGCGACTGCTTCTGGTTGAAGACGACATCATGATTGGCGAGACCGTGCTGGATGTGCTGCGCGCTGAACATTTTGCCGTCGATTGGGTGAAGGACGGAGCCATGGCCGACACCGCGTCGCGCACCCAGCACTACGACTTGATGCTGCTCGACTTGGGCTTGCCCAAACGCGACGGCCTGGACGTTTTAAAGGGCCTGAGACAGCGGCAGGACCGCACCCCGGTGATCGTCGTCACCGCGCGCGATGCGGTTGCCGACCGCATTGCTGGTCTGGATGCCGGTGCCGATGACTATGTGTTGAAACCGTATGACCTGGATGAACTGCTGGCCCGTATTCGTGCCCTCATTCGCCGTGGCGCGGGTCGCCCGGACCCCGTGCTGGAGATCAACAACATTCGATTGAACCCCATCACGCACGAAGCCCAGCGTGACGGCCTACCCGTGACGCTGTCTGCCCGTGAGTGGGCGGTGCTGGAAGCGCTCATGGCGCGCCCCGGCATCGTTTTGTCGCGCGCCCAACTAGAGGAGAAGCTGTACAGCTGGAAAGACGACATCAGCAGCAATGCCGTTGAAGTCTATGTGCATGGTTTGCGCAAAAAACTGGGCAGTGAGCTGATTCAAACCGTGCGCGGTCTGGGCTACGCCCTGGCATCCACATGACAAGCGCCTCCACTAAGATCAAAACGGGCCACTCCCTGCGGCGCCGCCTGCTGGTCTCTACCATGACCGCCGTGGTGCTGGCTGCTTTGCTGCAAGCCCTTTCAGCCTACCGGGGTGCTTTGCAGCAAGCGGACGAGATGTTCGACTACCACCTGCAGCAAATGGCCTATTCGCTGCGCGGTGGCCCCGCGCTGGGCACCCCTTTTCTGGAAGATCCGCGCGACACGGCTTCAGGCTATGTGATTCAAATCTGGGGCCCCAACGGCGTGCAGCTGTTTCGCTCTGGCCACTCGGCGCTGCCCCCCCGTGCGGTGCTCGGATTTTCAGACGTGCAATTGCAGGGAACTCAGTACCGGGTGTACTCGCTGCAAACGGCCTACCAAACCATCCAGATCGCCCAGGACATGAGCGCCCGAACGGCCCGCGCCCGTGCCCTGGCATTTCGCGCCATGCTGCCCATGGCCTTGATGGCGCCACTGTTGTTGCTCATCCTTTGGTGGGTGATTCGCCGCTCCTTGCTGCCGCTGGAGCGAACCCGCCAGCAAGTCGCCAGCCGTGCGGCAGACGACCTCTCTTCCCTGTCTCAAGTGGGGCTGCCCGATGAAGTCTTGCCGCTGGTCGATGAATTGAACCTGCTGTTTGCGCGGGTGCAAACCGCTTTTGATGCCCAAAAATCGTTTGTAGCCCATGCGGCCCACGAGCTGCGCTCGCCGCTGACCGCGCTGAAGGTGCAAGCCCAGGCGCTCAGCCGAGCCCCGGACGAGGGGACCCGTACGCTGGCGATCACCCGGCTGAATCAGGGTATCGAGCGGTCCATCCAACTCATGAATCAATTGCTGCTGCTGGCCCGCCAGGGCGCAGACGACCCCATTGGCGCCGATGGTCTCCCTCAGGACCTGGCGACCCTCACGCAGCGCGCACTGACGGATGCTCTACCACAGGCACAACTGGCGCAGATAGACCTTAATTCAGGCGATTTGGCCCCCGTCTACATACGGTGCGACGGTGACGCCGTGCTCATCCTGCTGCGCAATTTGCTGGAGAACGCCCTCAAGTACACACCGGCAGGCGGGCAGGTCACCATTGAGCTGAATCGGGTAGATCCGGGCTACGTCAAGCTGCTGGTGCAAGACAGCGGCCCCGGTATTCCAACCCCTGAGCGCGCGCGGGTCTTTGAGCCGTTCTACCGAAGTCCCGATTCCGTTGCCACCGGCACCGGCTTGGGGCTCGCGATCGTCAAGGCGATCGCCGAGCGGCACCATGCCACGG
Proteins encoded in this region:
- a CDS encoding NAD(P)/FAD-dependent oxidoreductase — its product is MKIAIVGSGISGLAAAHRLNAEANITLFEAGDYFGGHTHTVDVTLPTPQSEVTHGVDTGFLVFNERTYPQLIALFAELGVATAPSEMSFSVKVPGALKGRTLEWSGANLSTVFSQRRNLLNPRFLRMLADLVRFNALTTRIALAQEEAALMQPLGEFLSTHKFGQAFRDWYFLPMLGCIWSCPTDQMLKFPVATLIRFCHNHGLLQVSNRPQWHTVRGGAKHYVNKIVAPIADKRLNTPVRCIERDAAGVRVMTDAGTEHFDRLVLATHSDQALALLGSPSLQEREILGAIRYQPNHAVLHTDSSVLPTRRSAWAAWNYERAAQSDQESAQVCLHYLINQLQPLPFSQPVVVSLNPVRPIEKRFVLGEYFYDHPVFDLPALRAQQALGELQGQQHTWFCGAWTGYGFHEDGLKSGLSVAQQLLSEVRAPWANAA
- a CDS encoding DUF1365 domain-containing protein → MTTPTATMAGPLIGFGQVRHTRLRPRHHAFAYPTCFLMLPLRHLQANPSALAVNRTGLISFHDRDHGDGRSAAEGGALAWVEGLLQSEGVGDAKGEIWLHCYPRVLGYTFNPVSFWYCHRADGELRAIVVEVNNTFGERHCYLLDEPRYGQELQARKVFHVSPFCAVTGDYRFRFLRTQHGDEDRTVVRIDHDNADGPLLQTSVSGTLLPVTPATLRRALWGYPALTLAVMARIHWQALRLWFKRVRFHSKPTPPVTPVSR
- a CDS encoding cyclopropane-fatty-acyl-phospholipid synthase family protein; amino-acid sequence: MNTTTATHAPRTWPANIPAAARTGLKLLQRIQVGSLTVQLPDGSLQHFGQHEGPAASICLHNWQVFSASLKSGDIGFAESYIAGDWSTSHLTDLLALFVANRVHIEEAIYGSWAGRLLYRLKHLMNRNTRANSQKNIHAHYDLGNAFYKLWLDETMNYSSAWFEGHADGDLITAQNAKVRRALKQAGVKAGDRVLEIGCGWGALAEMATTEFGASVAGVTLSTEQLSFAQDRMAKLGVAPAGSGAAVSHDLRLQDYRDIQDGPFDAICSIEMVEAVGREYWPTYFQAVKKLLKPGGKACIQSIVIDDSLFDRYIGSTDFIQQYIFPGGCLPCPSEIRRQAQAAGLEVVEEFSFGQDYALTLRHWRERFLAHRAEILQQGFDERFMRIWEFYLCYCEAAFTMKNTDLVQYTLVRPSL
- a CDS encoding chalcone isomerase family protein; amino-acid sequence: MAPDAAPPLPGLRAAGQGTLRFWGFDIYSARLWVSPGFQADRYAALPLALTLAYQRDFSAQSIAERSLTEMQRVGDFSPAQGTRWRQALQAALPEIKAGDHLTGLFQPGGPAVFQLKGKTVGEVSDPAFGPLFFGIWLSPRTSEPRLREALLALPGAPQ
- a CDS encoding MFS transporter gives rise to the protein MTQAATVTLRHGLSYGLLGLPLAFVALPLYVLLPNHYAREFGMPLATLGAVLLLARLFDAFTDPLLGRLSDRLFARSRRAVLMMGGISALILALGMQALFFPRVSTPEALQYWALACLLVVYTAYSQLSISHQSWGARLGGGELHQGRIVAWREGLGLVGVLLAAVLPSVFGLPVMIGVLAVALAVGWLAWSQAPEPQRSETPSLTSAPRASLWHPWRQSGFRRLLTVFMLNGIASAIPATLVLFFIQDRLQAPAAQEPLFLGAYFLSAALSIPLWIKAVARWGLARTWLAGMLLAIAVFAWAAGLGQGDITAFLIVCALSGVALGTDLALPSALLAGVIAKQGDQGRLEGAYFGWWNLATKLNLALAAGLALPLLDALGYTPGGRDPEALRTLGLAYAVLPCALKLAAALALYFLLIRQPQPGRHLLPKGNS
- a CDS encoding DUF3833 domain-containing protein, giving the protein MQRRLLLSSAVAAPLVLAGCAGPKMSDFLGEKPTLDLAEYFNGRIDGYGMFQDRSGHVVKRFTVVMDCSWQGNKGVLDEAFTYSDGTTERRVWTLIRGEGGTYTGTAGDVVGVARGQTSGNAFHWNYTLNLPVDGKTWEVQLDDWMYLIDERTMLNRATMSKFGVRLGDLTLSFTKR
- a CDS encoding SDR family oxidoreductase, whose protein sequence is MSLNPKIPSWTGRRVWLLGASSGIGRATASALHAQGAQVVVSARNAQSLADFVAEHPGSLAVALDVTQDDEVKAAAAQLLASGALDLVFYCAGTYQDMRATEFDMGVMLNHQDVNYTGALRVLDAVLPTLLAAAKKGAPAHFSVISSVAGFGGLPKSLAYGPTKAALINLAETLYLDLHDLGVGISLVNPGFVATPLTAGNDFTMPALMAPEDAAQAILRGWTRGDFEIHFPKRFTRMMKFLNLLPYSGYFPAVRRFTGL
- a CDS encoding nuclear transport factor 2 family protein, translated to MTPAFEHPTEQAVTGMVAWFEQISPADLTRFGTYYAAQARFKDPFNEVQGLVEIQRIFAHMFEALHEPRFVVTARVVQGQQCFLTWDFLFRFKGFQQATLQTVRGATHLILDEQGLITLHRDYWDAAEELYEKFPLVGGLMRWLKKRANS
- a CDS encoding Lrp/AsnC family transcriptional regulator, which produces MDDLDRELLGLLRDDARLPVATLAKKLRVARATVQNRLAKMESDGTVQGYTVRLKAATDGHRVRAMMTIAVEGSRATDIMVKLRGHPSVYSLHSTNGRWDIVAELRADTLEAFDRVLNTIRQIEGIATTETSILLSTFKA
- the ctlX gene encoding citrulline utilization hydrolase CtlX — translated: MRPIRSIQAPSAVVMVRPHTFSPNPETAADNAFQRTAALEAASSTAVAAYAEVTAAAAKLEANGVTVHLFDDTGTHNTPDSVFPNNWFSTHAGGRIALYPMYSPNRRRERRVDVVEMLKANYRVQDVIDYSGLEYDDLFLEGTGAMVLDHVDRVAYTARSNRANAVALERFATHFNFEPMVFDAADSHGQALYHTNVLMCVATEFALVGFSMIQNPARREEIRARLAESGRAIIDLSTEQIAEFAGNALELTGRERRLLALSTRALNSLQPAQIATIEQSVQLLPLDVPTIELAGGSVRCMLAGIHLARRAR
- a CDS encoding response regulator transcription factor; its protein translation is MRLLLVEDDIMIGETVLDVLRAEHFAVDWVKDGAMADTASRTQHYDLMLLDLGLPKRDGLDVLKGLRQRQDRTPVIVVTARDAVADRIAGLDAGADDYVLKPYDLDELLARIRALIRRGAGRPDPVLEINNIRLNPITHEAQRDGLPVTLSAREWAVLEALMARPGIVLSRAQLEEKLYSWKDDISSNAVEVYVHGLRKKLGSELIQTVRGLGYALAST
- a CDS encoding ATP-binding protein encodes the protein MTSASTKIKTGHSLRRRLLVSTMTAVVLAALLQALSAYRGALQQADEMFDYHLQQMAYSLRGGPALGTPFLEDPRDTASGYVIQIWGPNGVQLFRSGHSALPPRAVLGFSDVQLQGTQYRVYSLQTAYQTIQIAQDMSARTARARALAFRAMLPMALMAPLLLLILWWVIRRSLLPLERTRQQVASRAADDLSSLSQVGLPDEVLPLVDELNLLFARVQTAFDAQKSFVAHAAHELRSPLTALKVQAQALSRAPDEGTRTLAITRLNQGIERSIQLMNQLLLLARQGADDPIGADGLPQDLATLTQRALTDALPQAQLAQIDLNSGDLAPVYIRCDGDAVLILLRNLLENALKYTPAGGQVTIELNRVDPGYVKLLVQDSGPGIPTPERARVFEPFYRSPDSVATGTGLGLAIVKAIAERHHATVRLGESPTLGGLRVEVRFPVVQPR